The window TCAACTAACTTTCTgctttatgaaaattttaaatggaTACTGGCTCAAACTTATAGAAACTGTGTTCCAATGTATGATCCACGTGCATAATTATCTTGCAGAAATATCTTGAAGATTCTTCATTCCAAGGTATACCTTCAAATACTAATACCCCTTTACCAGGTTTTGGTTGATGGAGCTTGCCCATCATTATTTGATATTtcagtcattttttttttttgatttaactACTTTTTCCTTTTACTGGATGGGAAAGCCTTAAAGGTACTATTCTTGAAGTGATCATGAAACCATGTTCAAAATTATTGCTGAGTTATATCTATACAAGTTGTAAATACAATCTCTTGCTGTTAAATGAAGCAGCCATATGCAGGTCTTATTTGACTGGTTTAGAGTACTAATTGGCAGAAATCCTGATATTGACAGATATGCTGGTGAAAATTGAGAAAGTCATCCATGAATTGGGAGATAATACAGTACTGTAGCTGCACCAAAAGGCCGAGATATATAAAAATCATAGCTGGGTTTCCTCTTAATTCTTGaaacaatttcattttcttttgcaaTTTACTCATAAGCTTCATCAAAACAACCAAACACTGGACCATTTTTCCCGTGAATTGTTGGTTTGAAGCATTTAGATTAGCTATCTCGAGTAGAGTTGGAAAGTACAAAAGTGTGATTTCTTTTCAGACAAAATTTTGCTTTGTACATATTGTTTAATTTGTTGCAGATGAGCAACCTACACCTCTCATGCACCATTTGTATGTTTGTTATATTAGTTCTATGAGCTTCTTGGTAAAATTTAGGGTttggggggggggagggggggggggggggggNNNNNNNNNNNNNNNNNNNNNNNNNNNNNNNNNNNNNNNNNNNNNNNNNNNNNNNNNNNNNNNNNNNNNNNNNNNNNNNNNNNNNNNNNNNNNNNNNNNNGGGAATaagtgaagaaccaaatcaacTTTGATGCATGTTAAGAGAGTTGTTATATCCAGTGTTTAGTTGACAGCCCGGCATTGTTTCCTGATCTGCCCCTGGTCTCCTGCTAGCACTTGTATTGAAGCCAGCTTGTTCATGGCCTTGCCCAACTTACTGAACCATCCCTTTTCATCGTCACCAAACTTCTGGATATAGTCCTTTGTTCTGGGATCTTCACCCAAAAGATCATCTGATTCAAGTAATCCTCTCTTCCCCGCTAGCTGCTTGTAGTAAATGGAATCCATCTTGTACTGTGTGGTGGTATCAAAAGCCACAGTACTCATTGGGCTGGTACATGTGAATCTCATAACTCCAGCGAGCCTTGGATCTACCAATGTAGCCTTCTGCGGATTATCCAATCTGTAACGGAAGCTGAAACAATGGGCTACTCCAATGGAGTGGGCACCAATTAGGACAACCAAATCCTCTTCATTCATGCCTTTCTTTTTAAACAGGTCAATCATCTGGTCCACTGTATTAGTAGGAAGTGGGATGTTGTCAGCAACATTTGCTTCAAGGGATTCCATTCCATCACGACGTCCACCAGGCACGTCGTAGTGAGGGACACCTGATACAACAAAGGCATCCCTTGCCAAGTATACCAAAAGATCAGCGCATGAGACTATGCCAGGGCATTCTGCCTCAAGCTCAGCCTTGATCTGGTCAATGAGATAAAATCCCCTAACCGTTAGACCATTGGAGTTGGCAAGCTTCTCTGTCCTTTCACCACTTGGTGTCTGGTCTAATAACAGCGAGGCATCACATCCCTGTACATAAGATAAATGAATTTTCATTAGATCTCAAAATTTCTTTTGATTGTCAAGAAAGCACAGGAAGCCTATTCCTGAGAAAGAAAGTGGTGTAAGTGGGAAGTTGTATTGTAGATGTAGTGGAGTTGGTTTGCATTTTCCTACAATTTTTGCGAGAATATTTCCTGTGATTTTTTTCCGTTGTTGCTAGTGGCGTGAGTGTAGTATCAGGAACATTTATCTTGACAATTTTTACCATGTATGTTTGTAACCGAAAAGATCAATTATAGAACGAGCATTCAGAGGTAAAGGTTGAAGACTTACATTGACAAAGCAATCATGAAACAGAAGGCGGGGAATTGGAGCAGCCATGCTGGAATCATTCGCAAAAGCTCTGGCCATGCCATCCTTAATAATCTTCTCAGCATTAGGGCAAGTGTCATCGTAAAATCCCACTTGCAATCCAGCATATTGGCGATGCTTTTTAATATCTTCTGGTGTTGGATGGTCCT of the Capsicum annuum cultivar UCD-10X-F1 chromosome 11, UCD10Xv1.1, whole genome shotgun sequence genome contains:
- the LOC107848684 gene encoding peroxidase 28 → MATKARIFAGLFLICIILPSLALAFVDHFPEDRLENESDKNDVRIHVNNVAHVIKKKIKKELKKRAKSVHDLWEDMFEHDNLIEENQPKEDAAPVTPTTPVPPVDPTPNPVPVPPVDPTPNPVPVNPTPNPVPDNNAPAGYPRATPQAPVAKGYGGAPMTPNPSDPQTNVPVEPAPEQDHPTPEDIKKHRQYAGLQVGFYDDTCPNAEKIIKDGMARAFANDSSMAAPIPRLLFHDCFVNGCDASLLLDQTPSGERTEKLANSNGLTVRGFYLIDQIKAELEAECPGIVSCADLLVYLARDAFVVSGVPHYDVPGGRRDGMESLEANVADNIPLPTNTVDQMIDLFKKKGMNEEDLVVLIGAHSIGVAHCFSFRYRLDNPQKATLVDPRLAGVMRFTCTSPMSTVAFDTTTQYKMDSIYYKQLAGKRGLLESDDLLGEDPRTKDYIQKFGDDEKGWFSKLGKAMNKLASIQVLAGDQGQIRKQCRAVN